Proteins found in one Primulina eburnea isolate SZY01 chromosome 16, ASM2296580v1, whole genome shotgun sequence genomic segment:
- the LOC140817267 gene encoding uncharacterized protein: MLEHSSESTTIPHSSSQPTVTRDMPKTTSDSHPVQITTIKLNGDNFLRWSRSVRMYIRGRGKTGYLTGDKKAPSEDDPMYATWDAENSMVMTWLVNSMEEEIGANYMCFPTAYELWENINQMYSDLGNQSQIFELTLKLGELRPDLDLFDAYEWKNAEDGQHHKKTVEDDRIFKFLAGLNVEFDEVRGRIIGRRPLPSLGEVFSKVRREESRRNVMLGKKGPAATVEGSALISTGLNMRRGAANLRKLEEKASVWCEYCNKPRHTQET; this comes from the exons ATGCTAGAACATTCTAGCGAATCCACCACCATTCCTCATTCTTCCTCACAACCCACAGTGACTAGAGATATGCCAAAAACAACCTCTGATTCACACCCTGTTCAAATAACCACCATCAAGTTGAACGGCGACAACTTCTTGCGTTGGTCTCGGTCGGTGAGAATGTATATCCGGGGCCGAGGAAAGACGGGATATTTAACGGGTGACAAGAAAGCTCCGTCTGAAGATGACCCAATGTATGCTACATGGGATGCCGAAAATTCCATGGTAATGACGTGGCTGGTAAACTCCATGGAAGAGGAGATTGGCGCAAATTATATGTGTTTTCCTACGGCATATGAGTTATGGGAAAATATAAATCAGATGTATTCTGATTTAGGGAATCAGTCCCAAATTTTTGAGTTGACTCTCAAACTTGGTGAATTACGGCCG GACCTTGATCTCTTTGATGCTTATGAGTGGAAGAATGCTGAAGATGGACAACACCACAAGAAAACAGTGGAAGATGATCGTATCTTCAAGTTCTTGGCTGGCCTCAATGTTGAGTTCGACGAGGTGAGGGGGAGAATTATCGGTAGGAGGCCGCTGCCATCCCTTGGCGAAGTCTTCTCTAAAGTTAGGAGGGAGGAGAGTCGGAGGAATGTTATGCTCGGCAAGAAGGGACCTGCTGCTACCGTTGAAGGTTCTGCTCTTATTTCTACAGGCCTAAACATGCGCAGAGGTGCTGCCAACCTACGTAAACTAGAGGAGAAAGCAAGTGTATGGTGTGAATATTGCAACAAGCCGCGTCACACCCAAGAAACctga